A genome region from Triticum aestivum cultivar Chinese Spring chromosome 2B, IWGSC CS RefSeq v2.1, whole genome shotgun sequence includes the following:
- the LOC123047071 gene encoding endonuclease 4, which produces MGFLPLLQVVLLAAAAAARAPAARAWGEEGHFMTCKIAEGFLTSEASAAVKGLLPEWANGELAAACSWPDAVRRQMPWSSSLHFADTPGDCKFSYARDCHGTKGEKDMCVVGGINNYTAALQDSSSPYNRTESLLFLSHFLGDIHQPMHCGRTADLGGNTIVVTWYNTTKTNLHKVWDEKVIETAMNRFYKDDRSAMIQAIKLNLTNEWSKEENQWAACYTRTTTCADKYAEESAELSCPAYVGAEQGSNLEDEYFFSALPVVQKRIAQGGVRLGAILNQIFSGKNNSSIQSS; this is translated from the exons ATGGGGTTCCTCCCGCTGCTTCAGGTCGTCCTCCtggccgccgcggcggcggcgagggctccggcggcgcgggCGTGGGGCGAGGAGGGCCACTTCATGACCTGCAAGATCGCCGAG GGTTTTTTGACGAGCGAGGCGTCGGCGGCGGTGAAGGGGCTCCTGCCGGAGTGGGCCAAcggcgagctcgcggcggcgtGCTCGTGGCCGGACGCCGTGCGGCGCCAAATGCCGTGGTCCAGCTCCCTGCACTTCGCCGACACCCCCGGCGACTGCAAGTTCAGCTACGCCA GGGACTGCCACGGCACGAAAGGGGAGAAGGACATGTGCGTGGTGGGAGGCATCAACAACTACACTGCCGCGCTCCAAGACTCATCAAGCCCGT ATAATCGGACGGAGAGCCTGCTGTTCCTGTCGCACTTCCTGGGCGACATCCACCAGCCCATGCACTGCGGCCGCACCGCCGACCTCGGCGGCAACACCATCGTCGTCACCTGGTACAACACGACCAAGACCAACCTTCACAAG GTGTGGGATGAGAAGGTCATCGAAACGGCCATGAACAGGTTCTACAAGGACGACCGAAGCGCCATGATCCAGGCCATCAAGCTCAACCTTACC AACGAGTGGTCTAAAGAAGAGAATCAGTGGGCGGCGTGCTATACTCGAACCACAACCTGTGCTGACAA GTACGCAGAGGAGAGTGCGGAGCTGTCGTGCCCCGCGTACGTGGGCGCTGAGCAAGGCTCCAACTTGGAAG ATGAGTACTTCTTCTCGGCGCTCCCGGTGGTTCAGAAGAGGATTGCCCAGGGAGGCGTCAGGCTGGGTGCGATCCTCAACCAGATCTTCAGTGGGAAGAACAACAGCAGCATTCAGAGCAGCTAA